TTTTTAACAACATTGTGGGGCCAATGATGAATCCTTTCATCTATAGTCTGAGAAACAACGATGTTCATGTTGCATTAAGACTTTGAAGAATAGCATACTTTCCTGACTTGAAGCTGTCTTTGTTATAGATGCCAATTTCTAGTAAAAGCACATGATATGTAAATCCATGGAAAGAAGGGTAGGAAATCAAGATAAAATGGTAATATTTGGACAAGAGGGAAATTAATTTAATTACATAGATCACTTCATGAGTCAAGACAATGGATACAAGTGGAGTATCAGAACTTCAACCTTTCAGAGAGCCTGGAGAACTTTTTGTTCTGTTATTCTTAGGAAAAAATGTAGTAATGATATTGTAAGAGGGAAAAGTTGAATGATGTTAACTCCAGAAATGGTAAGACTGAATTTTTAGACTCTGACACATCTAGGATTTCTGTGCAACTTTGTCATGGAGATATCAACTTCTGTGAATCTAGATTCACAGAAATGTGAATTCTGTGAAAATGTGATTCCTAGATTTGAGGACATAATGAAGCTCTTATATGAGCCTTAAATGAACAGAATAGGAGCCCCTGGAATGGACTGGGGGGCTCCAGAGAAAATTCTAGAACTTAAGTAAGAACTAAAACTGCTCTTGCCCTACAGCTCCCCTGTGTAGAAAAGCTATTTTCTCTGTACATAGAGGAATGGAAGGGACTAGCCTTAGGTACCAATAGTCAAAAATTGGGGCGATGCCTTAGCCAGTGGTCCACTGTAAACAGCAAGATTATGTGGCAGCAGGATATCCAGAATGCCTGAGGACTGTAGCTGCTACAGTTATAGTGGTTGAAGCAATATCCAAATCAACTCTTGAGGAACTATCCCTCATCAAGTACAGGGGGTCCTTGATGCTTAATGTTATCAATGGCTAACTAGAGGTTAACTCTTCTTCtcttaacatttatttgtttatgcgtttgaaaggaagagtgacaaagggagggagggagaaacactcacgaacacacatacacacacacacacggggagagagagagagagagagagagagagagagagagaaggcacttctacccactggtttattttccaaatggctgcaacaaccaggccaaattgaggaaccaggaactccatctgggtctctcacatgggtggcaggggcccaagattttgggccatcttttgctgctttcccagttgcattattaggaagctggattaaaaatGGAGAAACTAGGACTCTGACACCCTGATTTGGATACTGACATCCGAAGCAGAGACTTAATAAGCTGCACACAACACTGTCTTCTTAAGgtcaattctttttcttttcttttttttttttttaatttttgacaggcagagtggacagtgagagagagagagagagagagagagagagagaaaggtcttcctttgctgttggttcaccctccaatggccaccgcagctggcgcgctgtggctggcgtaccgcgctgatccgaagccaggagccaggtgcttctcctggtctcccatggggtgtagggcccaaacacttgggccatcctcctctgcactccctggccatagcagagagctggcctggaagaggggcaaccagaacagaatccggcaccccaactgggactagaacccggtgtgccggcactgcaaggcagaggattagcctgttgagccacggtgccaaccgAGGTCAATTCTTAAGCTATTAGGCCATGTTGTAGGACTCCCCTGAGTCCTCAAATCCTCAAAACCTGCCAAACCTTAACTCCAGTCAATATTTTGCCTGAAACAGATGGTAGGGAATTAGCACACTCTTGCACAGAAACTATGGAACAGACATACTCTAACAAACCAGGTCTAGAGGATGAACAATTACTTAATTCTGATGCTGAATGTTTTACTGGTAGAAACAGTTACACATATAAAGAAGCTGGAAGGATGTTGTTAGCCTACAGAATGTTGTAGAGGGAAAAACCCTGCCACCCAATTTCTCTGCCCAAAATATTGAACTTGCTGCTCGTATTTGGGCTCCACAACCAGTGAAGGGATTGAGATGAAATATGTAGGAGACTCCAAATACACTATTCTAATCTTACACACCCATGATGCTATCAGGAAGGAAAGAGGTCTACCTAATGCAAAGAGCTTCCCAACTAAATATCATGATGGAATATTAAAACTACCTTAGGCAGTATTGATTCCTGGGGAGATTGTGGTAACTCACTGTCAGGGACATCAAAAGAGGATACTCAGATCATTAAAGGAAATAACTTAGCTGATAGAGCTGCTAAAATGTCAGCCTTCCAGGCCATAGAGACTCAAGCTGTCTTAGGAGACTTACCTATAAGTTCACAATATTCTTCAGAAGAGGAGACATAGGCAAATGAAAAGGGACTTAACAAGGATGCTGGTGGATGATTAAAACATGATGTCAAGAATTTTTTGCCTCAAGCAGGAAATTACTAATATTTAAGTAATGCTCTTCACTTGGGAAGAGATTCCATGACTGTAGTGCGGCATTGCGATTTGTAGGAAAGAAGACCTTAGCAAGACTGTTAAAGAAGCAAATGAGGGCTTGTGAACTATGCTTCCAAAATGAGCCTGGTCATCCTCAATTTTTCCTACTTCCACCTGAGCCATGCAACATCAACACACTCATCCAGGGGAAGACTGGCAAGTGGACTTTACTCAAACACACTCTACTGGACAGTTTAAGCACCTCTAGGTCCTTATAGATAGCTTCACTGGATGATTAGAAGCCTTCCCAAGTaacaaagaaaaagcaacagGAGTGGCTGAATCCTTACTAAAACAAATTATTCCATGCTTTGGATTCCCAGAGCACCCTCCCTTCACTGCTGTGATAACTCAACAAATATCTAAAGCCTTAGGAATTACTTGCAAGACACATTCTTCCTACAGGCCACAATATCTATGAAAACTAGAAAAGGTAAATCAGTTTTCAAGGTCAACTATGCCAAGAAACTTCAGAAATAGTTAAACCTATTTCCTAATGCCATCTTGAAAATAAGAACAGCTACTAAATCAGTTCTTAAACTCAGccctttttaaatgttatatggaagactttttctgtGTGATTCAGATACCAATTAGACAGTTGATCATGTTatcatttcatgtttattttaaaagcaaaggtgggacagggaagggtTGGGTTGGataagagagatacagagagagacacatggaCAGAGATGTCCTGCTTGCTGATTTTTTCCCCCAATGTTTGCAACAGTGGGGCTAGTTTAAGctgaaaaccaggagctggtaactcaattctggatctcctacatgagcAGTAGAAACCCAATTGCTTGGACCATTCCAACtgtctccaagggtgtgcattagcaggaagctagtttagaagtggagttgggacttacACTCAGACAATCTGATAGGAGATGTGGATGTACATAGTAGTTTTCCATGATAAATGTATAAGAATGGAAAAATGTTAGTGGTTTCCATGTATTAAGGGAGAGTATAAAAGGGCAACATGAAAATTTCTTGTAATGAAAATACTCTGTATTTTGTTTGAACCCATGAAAATAAGCTGTGATTTTCTTTAAATTAGAAATACTTTCTGTAGAAATGAGCACctgatagtttatttttatttataaacaatTCCTTTACATCATAGAACTTTGGTTatgacaataaaatatatttgccaGTGGTACTGCATGTTCTAGAAGGTTAATTTAGTTTGGCATGATCCTGCAAACCAGAAATCCTCTTAgttaaacacatttttcttttctgaatgatATAGTGTAATATAAAGCATAAATTACCACTGATTTGGCAAGTTAGAACATATGGGCTTCCATTACCTaaaagaagtcagaaatgagTGCTTAATGTTATGATGTATCTCAGTGAAAAAGATGAATCATTTGCCATACTTTGTTGTAACTGTTACTCTCATGTGGCCATCatgaaaaaaggaagggaatgaGATATTTTTGCAATGTAAAGAAAGCCCAGAATTTCTCTACATTCATTCTGTATCTGCTTCCAGTGCCCTGGCTATACTGCAGATGAAATAATGACTTTCATTCTAAGCTCTAGCTTAAATTACTGGAATAAAACGCTTATTGCAATGTGATTTGATGTAACATGAACTTCCATGGAATGTTTCTGACTCCTTTTTTACTTAAATAAGAGATTTTAatatttccatagaaaatacacattttaatgaaTAACTAAGGTCTTGATCATTTCCATAGATAAAGAAATATCAATCACATGGGATCATTCTCAAGTTTTCCCTTAAGGATTTTTGGTCTCCTAACAATTTTGAAGAGTCTGAAAATAATAATTGGGATGCATTTTAGTAATTATTGAGTTTCAAATTATCCTAATAGTGAAATAAAAATAggtgttttacatttttcttgcctctgctttttttctacttttctctttaacactttatccatgactttatttaagaaaatgattaGTTAATTAATTCAAGAGTTGGGGCCAGAAGagaaagcaagagggagagaaagagggaaagtgtgcccatccactggtttactccctaaattgcTTCAATGGCCTGAGGACtgatgcctggagccaggaattcaatccaagtatcccatatgtgtggcagaaaTGCaatcacttgagacatcactgttgcctcccagggtccatattagcagtaatctggaatcagaaaccaGAGCCTAGAGTCTAACCTAGATACTCTAATGTCAGAAGCAGATGTTCTTATGGTTGCTGACACTCTAAGCAAACATCTCCTCTGCACCAGTCCCATAACTTTAATATCTATGGAAATCATCCCCATACATTTTCTCCATGTTCTAACGTTTACCTGAGCATAGACCCACTGTATACTTCTACTTGGATGTCCATTTGGCAACAAAAGCCCACCAACTTCAAAACTGAATGTACAAATTTAACCAATGTTCCTACTTTTTGTGCattctttctgtttgtatcaatgacatcaTTTACTCAAACACTTCTTCCACAAGTGTATTTTTAGAACTACTCTTGGTAGCACTGCTAACTCAGGGTTTTTTGTTGAAAATCATTCATGGGCTGATGAATTATAAATGTTAATTGTCTGCTGAGGTTCATTCCTTCAGATTCCCACCATATTAATCTTCCTACATCTGCACTGTTACTATTTCAATTCtgtgccaaaaataaaaattaaaataaaaaccttctgTAGTGAATGGCTCCTTGGTTTTTGCACTTGAGAACTTCCTCTACTGATCTAAATGTGCCTTTGACCTGCAGTTTTGCTCTGGCAGTCCTGTGGGGGGCACATTGAGAACTTTTGAGAGATTGAAAATTCTCAGTGTAATGTTCAGGAAGGATGGAAATTATAGTCTTTTCCTGCACTCATCACCACTAATTTGAAGTTCTCTTGCATGACCTCTGAGAGTTCAGAAATGGCCTTTTACATGCTCCTCCTATGTTATTTAGTGCTAAATTCAAGTCTACAAGAAACATTGAGACTACATATGCCTGTTCTTTGGGGTTAAAAATTTGTTATGGGTTTCATGAATAATGGTGAGGGGATTATCATTCTTTCATTCctttactataaaatatttattgagtaattAATATGTGTACCAGGTATTTCTCAAAGAAATAGCATTGAAGGAAATAGATAATGTACCTGATCTTTTTGTgcttatattcaaatatttatgagttctgaatgtgtgtttatgtgttgtAGAAAGAAGAACATgatggggcagtgctgtggcacaattggttaatgccttggccggaagcgccggcatcccatatgggcgctggttctagtcccggctgctcctcttctgacccagctctctaccgtgacctgggatagcagtagaagacagcccaagtccttgggctcctgcatccatgagggagacccagaagaagctcttgctcctggctttggatcggcacagctccggccattgtggccatctggggagtgaaccatcggatggaaaactactctctctctctctctctgcctctcctctctctgggtaactctgactttccaataaataaataaataaatctttaaaaaaagtaagaacaTGAAACAAACAGATAATTAACACTATTTCATATATGGAGAGATGCAGGTGTAGGAGAGGTCATTCTGGTTTCTGTTTTGGGATAGGACTCATTTGGTAGGAAAGCAAATGTGTGTAAAGTTGCTATTGGAAAAAGTCATTATCATGAACTAGTCTGTAAATGCAGTGGAGGTAATTAATGTTAGCTCCAAAGCATGATCTCTGGGAAAACAGATGACAAACATAGGTTTTCAGATTTTTAATGAAGTCCCTTGGATTTCCTAACTCATAAAAAACCTCTGAGTCATTCTAGGAGGTGGCTCTTCTGGTATCGGCAAATCCCTTTTATCACAACATATTCTGACAAGAAAACTCTGGTCAAAGCTACCATGAGAAGCCATGATctgtgactcctggcttcccagaGCCTGGGGTACTGAACAATGTGCTCTGGTTCCCTCATTCCCAAACTTGATCAGAACAGAAGAAAATCATTCTGAACTGCTCTCTGTCCAAACTTATCAGCGGCACTTGCCCCTGTGTAAGAATAGGGGAGCAGAGTTAACAAAGTCCTCTTTGAACCCTGAGGGAAAAGGGTGAGTGTTGACTGTATCTGTCCTGCTAAGTACTTACAAACCTCATCTGTGGGAGCCCAGAAATACTCAAAATGGCTCACCTTCTCTGCTGATGCCACCATTGACCCTGAAGTGGGCAAAACGTGGCCTGGAGGGGCTGTACAGTCTAGAGTGGTTGAAGAATCCCAGGAGCTCCTCCCTATAGAAGTTGCTTCCAGGTCTTCTTGACATTAAGTGCTCAGAAGGGTGGGCTTGGGTTCATTCCCTCACTCTGGGTAGTAATTCATTAGTGTTGGATTGAGTGGAGAGAACAACGTTCccatattttaatgtttctattTTACCTCTAATCACAGGTATGTGTGAAGAAAGAATGGCCTCAGGAAATGAGTCTTCAGTGACCCAGTTTATCCTGCTGGGATTaactcaacagccagaactgcagctgcctctcttctttcttttcttaggaATCTATGTGGTTGCTATGGTGGGGAACCTGGGCTTGATTGTTCTCATTTTTGTGAATCCTCACCTACACACTCCCATGTACCACTTCCTCTTCAGCCTGTCCTTTGTTGATCTCTGCTACTCCTGTGTCATAACCCCCAGAATGCTGGTGAGTTTTGTGAAACAGAACACCATCTCTTATGCTGAGTGCATAACTCAGCTCTTTTTCTTCTGCTTCGTTGCTATTGATGAGTGTTATGTCTTAACATCGATGGCCTATGATAGATATGTGGCCATTTGCAAGCCCCTGCTGTACAAGGTCATCATGTCTCCTCAGATCTGCCTCATGCTGACAGTGTGTACATATACAATGGGAATCGCAGGTGCTATGGCCCACACTGGATGCATACTGAGACTCACCTTCTGTGATGGCAACGTCATCAATCACTTCATGTGTGAaacacctcctctcctccaactCTCTTGCACAAGCACCTACATCAGTGAGCTGGTGGTTTTCATTGCGTTGCTCATCAACACAGCAGTGCCCAGTCTCACTCTCTTTGTTTCTTATACCAGGATCCTCTCCAGCATCCTGCACATCCATTCAGCCCATGCCAGGTCGAAAGCTTTGAGAACCTGCAGCTCCCACATAATCACTGTTTGTCTTTTCTTTGGATCtgcatcttttatatattttaagccttctCCTGCTGGGTCTCTGGCTCAAGATAAAGTATCCACTATTTTTTACACCATTGTGGGGCCAATGGTGAATCCTTTCATCTATAGCTTGAGGAACAAAGATGTTCATGTTGCACTGAGTAAGACTTTGCAGAAGAAAAAGTTCTTTTCCTAACTATAACTGTATTAGTTATTAATGCCACTTCTTAGTAAGGACACATGGTATGTGCATTCATGGAAAGAAGAGtaggaaatcaaaataaaaatatgaataatttagaaaatagGGAAAATTTAGTTATATAGATCACAagtgaagaaaatataaagaagtgGAGTGTAAGACCTTCAGCCTTTCAGAGGAAGTCTGAAGAAGAATTCATTCTGTTCTTAAGTTTCAGGAATTATaatgtgtgttttaaataaaaaaaagttgcatGATAATTACACCAGAAATGGTAAgactgtgaggtttttttttttttttttttttacaggcagagtggatagtgagagagagagacaaagagaaaggtgaccgctgcagccggctcatcgcgctgatccaaagccaggagccaggtgcttctcccggtctcccatgcaggtgcagggcccaaggacttgggccatcctccactgccttcccgggccatagcagagagctggcctggaagaggggcaaccgggatagaatccggcgccccaaccgggactagaacccggtgtgctggtgccacaaggtggagccatggcaccggccaagactGTGAGCTTTTTGACTAGGAAAttgtgcagcttttttttttttttcatggagatATCACATTTGGTGGacttaaattcatttattaattcattaatttagcAACCCTCCGTTGAAAGTTATAGGGGATTTTGTTTTGgggaatttatttgttttcatgaaTGCAGAACTTCAAGGGATGCTTTTCTCCTTCTGGTCTCTGGTCTGTTCTCATTGTCATCTTAGGAGAGAGTGAGATATTCCAAGGATTTTCTTATGGGCCTGGTTAAgaacaagaaatacaaataaccGTATAGAGCAGCCAGATAAAAGGGTTTGGATTTCAGGGTAAGAGTGTATGTACTGAAGCATGGTATGTGTTTATTGGGAAGAATTTTACCATAAACATTTACCAATTATTGGTAGAGGAGTACTTTTCCTCTCtctaaatagatttcaaaatcttaAATCATTATCGCTCataattttctcattattttcattcttcctttttttctcagtGGTTTATGTAATATAAATAATGTAGTATTTTAGTAAGTAGATACATAATGTGTATGTACCCTGTacccaaatgtttttaaaattcagagatCTGCTGGTGATAAAGACAGGAGATGACTGAGCTGTCAGAGGGCTGATTGTTTACAGCAAGGTGTAGATAGGTTGGCATTCATTAGACATGATGAGTGAGCAGATACATGCAGACATATCATGGAAACGTTATGCAGAATGATATATTAAGGTGATGATACAGAGAGTACCTGCAAGTTGTACTTTAGACAGAGTGGTCAGGAAGGGCTTTTCTGAGGAGGTGATATGTCCTCTGAGTGCTGACAGACAAGAAGGAATCAAGCACATGGAGTACACTAGGCAGAGGGAGTAGCGGGGGCAAAGGCTCAGAGGCAGTGACCATCCCGGTGGGTACAACGGTCAGTGTTGACAGTGGTGTGGTGGAGGAGGGGTGCATATTAACTGATTTAAAAATCACATGCCAGTAATTCTATGCACTTTTCTTTTTACCTAATGTCCCAAAATCAATATGTATCTTATAACCAGTGACATTTTACACTCATATCTGCCTGCTGGCAGTTGTACTGCAGTTGTCATTGCTTTGGCATGGACAAACTTGTCCGTAGCTATTCATGTTCTGTAGTTGAGAAGAATTACTCATCAATATGTGTGGAgtttatttcctttgaaattatttagtttttaataaatatttcttagaaaGCTTATTTCTATAGTTTTTATAGCTATAActtcaattatatatttaatacaacATTGAAGGAAAAAGAATTACATTTACAGAAATATGTGGTTACAAGTGTAGTGGATATAAACTTGAAAACAACTAAGTAACTGTACATTATTGATGGTACAACTGTAATTTtacttatcatttatttatttcaaaatcaatcaAAAGAAGGCCTAAGAAGGCAAGATGTCTAAAAGACAATTCCACTGGGTTGCATTTCATTCTTGAGACACATACAAATGAGTAAGTTGTACATTAAATGCAATGTAACTGAAGTTAGGATgaattattgaatgttttttaaagagaggACATTTGGGAAAGTGAGTAAAGTGATACTTGGCATGTCTGAAAGCCATTTTGTATTGTTtagatttggggagtaaatcagtgagaGTAAACCACTGAGAgtgagagacctctctctgtctgaacctgttttttttttttttttttgcattttatttttaattgatgatcaaataattaactaattattttccccagaaatcttttttaaaatattaattttatttatttgaaagacagagttacggagagaggtcatctatctgctgttttactccccagatggttgcaatggccggagctgtgccgacccaaagccaggagccaggaacttcctctgggtctaccacatagatgcaggggcccaaggtcttgggccatcctccactgctttcccaggccatagcagagaggtgaattggaagaagagcagccgggactagaaccggcacccatatgggatgctggctcttcaggctagggctttaaccacagcactgcccccctgaAACTTTTTacttaagatatacaaacttcatctATTTCGTAAATATAAGAACAAACTGATTCTTCCCACTtacactctcacccttcttcctcctctttttcctattcccattcttatttttttttttttaccaagatctattttcaattaactttatacatgtaagattaactctatactgagtgaagagttcaacaaatagtatgaaaaaaagctGTTGctagtctttctttctctgcatttcaaataaataacatcagtgaataaaacttttaaaaataaagggacaTTTTCATTGAGTATAAAGCAGAAATTCCATGTGGCAGCCACATAATATAATAGTTGCCaacttatatttttttcctttttagtaatGCAAAACAATATTATGGTCTTGTATTGTGGTTCGGTGCTTTAAGTTGCCCCTTGTGATGTCCCAGTTCAaatctgcttcctatccagcttcctgctactatgcctgggaaggaaacaaaggatggcccacatacttgagtcattgccatacatgtgggaaacccagatggagctccagactcttgggtttggcctgctccatcatatttagtgaaataagccagtcccaaatggactaatgccatatgttctccctgatctgtgataactaagagagcacctaaaaggtaatctatagaagtaaaattgacacttttgtgACATGCAAtgactacctgtcaaataaatttaaaaatataaatattaaaaatttaaaaataattatataaaatatataatataatataatatatttataaaataatttttaaaatttatttgacaggtagagttatagacagtgagagagagagacagagagaaaggccttccttctgttggttcactccccaaatggctgccatggctggcgctgcgccagtccgaagccaggagccagatgccccttcctggtctcccatgtgggtgcaggggcccaagcacctgggccattctccactgcccttctgggccacaacagagagctggactggaagagaagcaactgggactagaacctggcacccatatgggatgctggcacctattaaaggattaaccaagcaagccacagtgccggcccctatataaaatatttttaagacccatgtgggagacctagaagaagctcttggctcctggcttcagattggtgcagctccagccactgcagccaactggggagtgaatcagtggatggaagacctatctccctcccctctctcctcagtgcctctcctctctctatgagacagaaaagaagcttccatctgatggttcactccccaaatgtcctacATAATGGAAGCAGGGCTAAACTGAAGACAAGAGCTTGGtaccccatctggatctcctctatgggtggcaggaactcaagttccTGCATTATCAGGATGCTCAGcaagaagtgcaacagccaggacttgaaccagcactctgatataagaagCAGATATCCCAAGCAattgtaacccactgtgccacaatgcctaccccttgTTTCCCATTTTCTTGCCTTCACATGggttatttgatattttttcagAATTCAAATTTGATTCATCTATAgtgttctctttttttcatttattaaacttttatttaatgaatataaatttccaaagtacagcttatgggttacaatggcttcccacctcccataacttccctcccacctgcaaccctcccctttcccactccctctccccttccattcacatcaagattcatttttaattctctttatatacagaagatcagtttagtatatattaggtaaagatttcaacagtttgccccatatagcaacacatagtgaaaaaactaccattggagtactagttatagcattaaataacagtgtacagcacattaaagacagagatcctacataatatttttttaaaattaattaattttctatgccatttccaatttaacaccaggctttttttttttcatttccaattatctttatatacagaagatcgattcagtatataattagtgaagacctc
This window of the Lepus europaeus isolate LE1 chromosome 7, mLepTim1.pri, whole genome shotgun sequence genome carries:
- the LOC133764725 gene encoding olfactory receptor 8B3-like, with translation MCEERMASGNESSVTQFILLGLTQQPELQLPLFFLFLGIYVVAMVGNLGLIVLIFVNPHLHTPMYHFLFSLSFVDLCYSCVITPRMLVSFVKQNTISYAECITQLFFFCFVAIDECYVLTSMAYDRYVAICKPLLYKVIMSPQICLMLTVCTYTMGIAGAMAHTGCILRLTFCDGNVINHFMCETPPLLQLSCTSTYISELVVFIALLINTAVPSLTLFVSYTRILSSILHIHSAHARSKALRTCSSHIITVCLFFGSASFIYFKPSPAGSLAQDKVSTIFYTIVGPMVNPFIYSLRNKDVHVALSKTLQKKKFFS